In Coffea eugenioides isolate CCC68of chromosome 4, Ceug_1.0, whole genome shotgun sequence, the genomic stretch CTTTGCCTGAGGTAATGCAACACAATCATAGTCTCAAATGACGAGGAAGCCGGCCAGATCCGCTTTGCAGTCGCAAAATCTCTCTAGCAAATTCTTGATTACCCGTAAGCAAAAGCCCATTCAGAATGCGGTTGAAAGTAAACCTTCGAGGCAGAAATCCTCTGTCAATCATTTCTATCAACAACTTTCCTGCCACCACCAAATCATCGGATTTCTTTCTGACAAACATTGCACTGATCAAGATGTTATAAGTATCTAAGTTAGGTAAGCAATGCCCACTACCCATTTTCTCAAACAATTCGAAGGCCTTCGCAAATTCTCCATCATCACAATAATATCGAATTACAAGATTGTATGTCTGAACATTAGGCTCACACTCATCTTCTTTCATCTTGTCCATATACTCAACTGCCCTGTCCATTTTACCGACATGACACAAACCTCTAATGAGCACATTATAAGTAGTGACATTAGGTAAATAGCCCTTCCGCAACATCTCATCAAACACCAAAATTGCATTTTCCACATTGTCTTTCTTACATAAAACTTGAATCAGAGCATTGTAAGTTGCTACTGAGGGAAGCACTCCAGCTCCAACCATCTCATCAAACAGCTTACGGGACCTCTCAACCTCACCTGCAACACCAAAACCGTGAACCATAGTAGTATAAGTCACCACATCAATCTCACATTTTCTCCTCTTCATTTGCAAGAAAAACTCCCAAGCTTCCTTCGTTTGCCCTGCTCTAAAGAAACCTTTAAGAATTATATTATAAGTCATCACATTTGGCTCCAATCCTCTCTCTACCATTTCCTTCAAAATTTCCAATGCCTTTGGCGTTCGCTTCATTATACAATACCCATTAGCGAGAATGTTATAACTAATCATATCAACTCTAAACTTCCTCCTAAACACCTTAAACAGATTATAGGCTATTTCAGCCTGCTTCGCCTTACAGAGCACATCAAGAAAAGAATTGAACGAAGTCAAATCCTGAGGACAACCATGTTTATGCATTGACAAGAAAAGGTCAACCGCCTTATCAGCTTTGCCAGAAGCCACATACCTTTCGAGGATGATGGCGAAGGTTTTCGGGCCAGGACCGAGCTTTATAGTCCGCATTTGAGCCACAAGGGCCCATAGGGTCTTGTAATCCCGCATTCTGGCAGCAATGTCGATGGCGTAGTCGAATGCGGTGGCGGAGTGGGTGTAAGAGAGATGGGGGTCGAGGGCTTTGAAGAACTGGAGAGCTTTCGGGCCATGGTTCCACAGGCGTTTGAGAATCGTGTGGACAAGCTCAGGGGTCCATTGCACAAGGGTGGGTAAATTTTGAGTCAAAATTTCTGGGTTTGTCTTGAGAACGAGGTTGGTTATGGAGGTAACGTCCACCTCCGCCGCTGTCGGTGGTGGCGGAGGGGCTATGTGCGGTTTCAGAGGGGTTTTTGCAGAGGAGAAATCGGGGAACTTGGGGCCTATCGCTGTTTTGTGTAGTTTTGACATAATTTAAATTAGCAAGACGGTGGCAGAAGAGACCGCAAAACGCCACCGTTCTATCATGCTGCTAAAGGAAATGGACGACGGTGGCGACACTGGCGGGCGGTGGCAAGCGGGGAGCTTCCGCCGGTGGCAGAAGATATAAACATAAAAAATGAAGAGggggaaaaaaggaagaaaatggaaaaaagtaATGGAAAGATTTCATACAAAGTCCTTCACATTTTCAAATTATCCATGTTTAGCCCTTATATTTTGAAAGTAGTGCATTTCAATCCCCAACATTAACGGAGCTGCATATTTTTTTTCACACGGTAACAATTTATTcgttgaaaaggaaaatgattagcagaaattttgaatttcagcacaggcatttcatcaaacatcAGCAGCCCGCGCTCCACTTTCCCCCCAAACCCACCCACCCTTCCTCCGCCGCCCTCCGCCCCTCATCCCCCTAAAACCACCCATCCCCGCCCCAGAAGTACGTGCATTCCACACTGACTATGTGTGAGAGCATGAAAGTATAAAACTAGTAAAAAAGATACATTGGGAAAATGGCGAGCAAAGCGACCTGTAGACAAGAGCTCCGCACAGCAATCCGCCAACTCAGTGACCGCTGCCTCTACTCCGCCTCCAGATGGTACCCGCATCTGCCCTCTGGGAACCCAGAAAATActttaattttcatttaattACTATGACGggttttctcatttttcttattttctgaTAATTGTTTCCGAAATTTCAACCTTTTTAAGGGCAGCGGAGCAGTTGGTGGGGATTGAGCAAGACCCGGCAAAGTACACCCCGTCACATACGAGATTCCAGCGCGGCAGCTCCAGCATTCGCCGGCGGTTTCGCACAGACGGCGCCGGGGATGCTGCGGCAGCCTTTAACTCCACTCCCGTTGCCGGCGTGTCATTTATATCTACCCCACCGGCTTCTGAGGAGGAAAACGACGCCGTGGAGAGTGATTTTTATTTGTTGGCGAAGTCTTATTTCGATTGCAGGGAGTATCGGAGAGCAGCCCATGTGCTCCGCGAGCAGACTAGCAAGAAAGCTGTGTTCTTGGGCTGCTATGCGCTATATTTGGTTATTTTCTTCGCTCATCCTTTACATTTGCTTCTGTCTAGTATTTTGAGTTTTCtcccttttttgttgttttcaaTGGTAAAGTAGTTTATTGAATTTGATTTCAGGAGCACTCAAGTTGAGCTTTCGGTCTTAAGTGATGTGTTAAATTATATAGATACTGACGGCCACAAAATACACATTTTCCACGTATAAGTTCTTTAGTTGCGTCAGGTAGTCTTAAGTGTGGAACTTTCACAAAAAGAAATGATTCTGCTACCTTGTTGGTTTATACATAACCCATCCACAATAAAATAGGTAGCAACAATGAAAAGTTGAATAACTTTGTATTAGTTGCACAGGCATTAATTGCATCGCCTGCAGTGGAGTTACAAGTTGAAATTTGAGCTATTTGATTAACTTGGGATATTAGCATTAGGTTTAAGAAATGTACCATTTGTTATGCCGATTGAACATTAAACGCTGCCTTGCATTCCAGTTTCAGGAAAGTGTTTGTATATGTGTGAGTTTAGGAGCAAGCTTTCATGCATTGGTACTTTCGTTTGAGTCTTTTGGTCTTTTCTACATTCAAAGTTGATGTTGTGCAAATAGTGGAGTTGGGTTGGACATGGAATTCTCCCAGAAGGCAACCTAAAGTTTCCCATGAAGCAGTTAGAAGCC encodes the following:
- the LOC113767339 gene encoding pentatricopeptide repeat-containing protein At1g74900, mitochondrial-like produces the protein MSKLHKTAIGPKFPDFSSAKTPLKPHIAPPPPPTAAEVDVTSITNLVLKTNPEILTQNLPTLVQWTPELVHTILKRLWNHGPKALQFFKALDPHLSYTHSATAFDYAIDIAARMRDYKTLWALVAQMRTIKLGPGPKTFAIILERYVASGKADKAVDLFLSMHKHGCPQDLTSFNSFLDVLCKAKQAEIAYNLFKVFRRKFRVDMISYNILANGYCIMKRTPKALEILKEMVERGLEPNVMTYNIILKGFFRAGQTKEAWEFFLQMKRRKCEIDVVTYTTMVHGFGVAGEVERSRKLFDEMVGAGVLPSVATYNALIQVLCKKDNVENAILVFDEMLRKGYLPNVTTYNVLIRGLCHVGKMDRAVEYMDKMKEDECEPNVQTYNLVIRYYCDDGEFAKAFELFEKMGSGHCLPNLDTYNILISAMFVRKKSDDLVVAGKLLIEMIDRGFLPRRFTFNRILNGLLLTGNQEFAREILRLQSGSGRLPRHLRL